A single region of the Penaeus chinensis breed Huanghai No. 1 chromosome 41, ASM1920278v2, whole genome shotgun sequence genome encodes:
- the LOC125047645 gene encoding katanin p60 ATPase-containing subunit A-like 2: MTSNQLSLQSLRAASQAKELADKRSEIRRKSLLILVHHYLDQEGFPDAAKFLAQEAKLNTEQFSVCDNVDLPNILQEYESWYVVKNQRYPRLAKRVLGPRPNPKPHRCSIHDGSDAPPKKEPPNEKKSPFFNRRRSLPRHGGSGSSINRASSDPALSDEASLPETRSQSRSRNYGRNRNLDNKKREEISRAPLVGRRLSGNLRSPGDEKKDPSKSSSDTDSERGVGLGPVKTGKMPRQVLDLKQMISDYTRLEDNIGDIGKGPRTQAQLNPNQDEEEEGGDLWDDKSVKPPIPMPLFTGEFRDLASIIHREILVENPEVHWSDILGVEDAKRLVKEAVVYPLKYPQLFVGRFKPWRGILLYGPPGTGKTLLAKAVATECRTTFFNISATTLVSKWRGDSEKLARVLFEMARFHAPSTIFVDEVDALMAARQGEQEHEASRRMKTQLLVELDGLTKSNDHVFLLAASNVPWQLDPAMLRRLEKRILVPLPGMEAREAMFRHHLPEVISDLAETGHSINTDLDYESLAKVS, translated from the exons GCGGACAAGAGATCCGAGATCCGCCGTAAGAGTCTGCTCATCCTGGTGCATCACTACCTCGACCAAGAAGG GTTCCCCGACGCGGCCAAATTCCTCGCCCAGGAAGCCAAGCTCAACACAGAGCAGTTCAGCGTGTGTGACAACGTCGATCTTCCCAATATCTTGCAGGAGTACGAGTCCTGGTATGTGGTCAAG AACCAGCGATACCCGCGGCTGGCCAAGCGGGTACTGGGGCCGCGTCCGAACCCGAAGCCGCACCGCTGCAGCATCCACGACGGCTCCGATGCCCCGCCCAAGAAGGAGCCGCCCAACGAGAAGAAGAGTCCTTTCTTCAA CAGGCGCCGGTCGCTGCCGCGCCACGGGGGCTCCGGCAGCAGCATCAACCGCGCCTCCAGCGACCCGGCGCTCAGCGACGAGGCGTCCCTGCCGGAGACGCGCTCGCAGTCCCGCTCCAGGAACTACGGCAGGAACAGGAACCTCGACAACAAGAAGCGAGAGGAAATTAGCAG GGCACCGCTGGTTGGCCGGCGTCTGTCAGGGAACCTGCGAAGTCCTGGAGACGAGAAGAAGGACCCTTCGAAGTCTTCGTCGGACACGGACAGCGAGCGGGGCGTCGGCCTCGGGCCCGTCAAGACCGGCAAAATG CCGAGACAAGTCCTCGACCTCAAGCAGATGATCAGCGATTACACTCGCCTCGAGGACAACATTGGTGACATCGGGAAGGGACCGCGGACGCAGGCGCAGCTCAACCCCAATCaag acgaggaggaggagggcggcgaCCTGTGGGACGACAAGAGCGTGAAGCCTCCGATCCCGATGCCTCTCTTCACGGGAGAGTTCCGCGACCTCGCCAGCATCATCCACAGG GAGATCCTCGTCGAGAACCCCGAGGTGCACTGGTCGGACATCCTGGGGGTCGAGGACGCCAAGAGGCTGGTCAAGGAAGCGGTCGTGTACCCGCTTAAGTACCCGCAGCTGTTCGTGGGCAGGTTCAAGCCGTGGCGGGGCATCCTGCTGTACGGTCCTCCGGGCACAG GCAAGACCCTCCTGGCGAAGGCGGTGGCGACGGAGTGCAGGACGACCTTCTTCAACATCTCCGCCACAACGCTCGTCTCCAAGTGGCGCGGGGACTCGGAGAAACTCGCCAGG GTGTTGTTCGAGATGGCGAGGTTCCACGCGCCCTCCACTATCTTCGTGGACGAGGTGGACGCCCTGATGGCGGCGCGGCAGGGCGAGCAGGAGCACGAGGCGTCGCGCCGCATGAAGACGCAGCTCCTGGTCGAGCTCGACGGCCTCACTAAGTCCAACGACCACGTCTTCCTCCTCGCCGCCTCCAACGTCCCCTG GCAACTGGACCCGGCGATGCTGCGGAGGCTGGAGAAGCGCATCCTGGTGCCTCTGCCGGGCATGGAGGCGCGGGAGGCCATGTTCAGGCACCATCTGCCCGAAGTGATCTCCGACCTCGCCGAGACGGGCCACTCCATCAACACTGACCTCGATTATGAGAGCCTGGCCAAGGTGAgctga